The proteins below come from a single Trueperaceae bacterium genomic window:
- a CDS encoding rhodanese-like domain-containing protein translates to MANRTSSQPKAASSRMPLLIGVIGAATAIVATLLVTTFGGASGEPLTTLSVHDLRDALQEGDPVVLDVREPWEYEQGHVEGARLMPLIQNTAAAAERANLDKDAPVYVICRTGSRSMQASRDLVEAGFTDVRNVAGGITEWAAAGYDVVN, encoded by the coding sequence ATGGCGAACCGAACCTCCTCGCAGCCCAAGGCCGCGTCCTCCCGCATGCCGCTCCTGATCGGCGTGATCGGGGCCGCCACGGCGATCGTGGCGACCCTGCTCGTCACGACGTTCGGCGGGGCGAGCGGCGAACCGCTCACCACCCTCTCCGTCCACGACCTCCGCGACGCCCTGCAGGAGGGCGACCCGGTCGTGCTCGACGTGCGCGAACCCTGGGAGTACGAACAGGGGCACGTCGAGGGGGCTCGGCTCATGCCGCTGATTCAGAACACCGCCGCCGCCGCCGAGCGCGCGAACCTCGACAAGGACGCCCCCGTGTACGTCATCTGCCGCACCGGGAGCCGCTCGATGCAGGCCTCGCGCGACCTCGTGGAGGCCGGCTTCACCGACGTCCGCAACGTCGCCGG
- a CDS encoding aminopeptidase has translation MSDPRIVRYADLLLDYCCEVQSGDTVALHVETPATPLARALVRGTLQRDAIPALHLSYPEYAQDLAECAGERFLTSDPALERFEIERADAWIGVAAPTNRRALQDADPAVLGRLEARSRPVREARVETTRWVGTLFPTAAGAQDAGMSLDAFHDFTFRAMHLDDADPAAAWRALGARQAAWIERFARADAVRIEGDGTDLTLRVGGRTWVNSDGKRNMPSGEIFTGPHEASAEGVVTFDVPSFVSGREVRGVRLRFEGGVVTEASAEVGEDLLLERLGRDDGARRLGELGIGTNAEIDRPTGSTLFDEKIGGTVHLALGRSYPQTGGVNESAIHWDLVRDLRRGGTLSLDGEVVQRDGVFLV, from the coding sequence ATGAGCGACCCCAGGATCGTCCGGTACGCCGACCTGTTGTTGGACTACTGCTGCGAGGTGCAGTCGGGGGACACCGTCGCGCTGCACGTGGAGACGCCGGCGACGCCGCTGGCGCGCGCGCTGGTGCGCGGCACGCTGCAGCGCGACGCGATTCCGGCGCTGCACCTCAGCTACCCCGAGTACGCGCAGGACCTCGCGGAGTGCGCCGGCGAGCGCTTCCTGACGAGCGACCCGGCCCTCGAGCGGTTCGAGATCGAGCGGGCGGACGCCTGGATCGGCGTGGCGGCGCCGACGAACCGGCGGGCGTTGCAGGACGCCGACCCGGCGGTGCTGGGGCGGCTCGAGGCGCGCTCGCGCCCGGTGCGCGAGGCGCGGGTGGAGACGACGCGGTGGGTGGGGACGCTGTTCCCCACCGCCGCCGGCGCGCAGGATGCCGGGATGTCGCTCGATGCGTTCCACGATTTCACGTTCCGGGCGATGCACCTGGACGACGCGGACCCGGCTGCGGCGTGGCGGGCGCTGGGGGCGCGGCAGGCGGCGTGGATCGAGCGCTTCGCGCGCGCCGACGCCGTACGCATCGAGGGCGACGGGACGGACCTGACGCTGCGGGTCGGCGGGCGGACGTGGGTGAACAGCGACGGCAAACGCAACATGCCTTCGGGGGAGATCTTCACCGGCCCGCACGAGGCGAGCGCGGAGGGGGTCGTGACGTTCGACGTCCCCAGTTTCGTGTCGGGGCGGGAGGTGCGTGGGGTGCGCCTGCGCTTCGAGGGGGGCGTCGTCACCGAGGCGTCGGCGGAGGTCGGAGAGGACCTGCTGCTCGAGCGCTTGGGGCGCGACGACGGCGCGCGGCGGTTGGGGGAGCTGGGGATCGGCACGAACGCGGAGATCGACCGGCCGACGGGCAGCACCCTGTTCGACGAGAAGATCGGTGGGACGGTGCACCTGGCGCTCGGGCGTTCGTACCCGCAGACGGGGGGCGTGAACGAAAGCGCGATCCATTGGGACCTGGTCCGCGACCTGCGGCGTGGGGGGACGCTGTCGCTCGATGGGGAGGTCGTGCAGCGCGACGGGGTGTTCCTGGTGTGA